A genomic window from Populus alba chromosome 19, ASM523922v2, whole genome shotgun sequence includes:
- the LOC118038724 gene encoding protein EXPORTIN 1A isoform X2 translates to MTSLVMAAEKFRDLSQAIDVPLLDATVAAFYGTGSKEERAAADRILQDLQSNPDMWLQVVHILQNTKNLNTKFFALQVLEGVIKYRWNALPVEQRDGMKNYISEVIVQLSSNEASFRMERLYVNKLNVTLVQILKHEWPARWRSFIPDLVAAAKTSETICENCMVILKLLSEEVFDFSRGEMTQQKIKELKQSLNSEFQLIHELCLYVLSASQRTELIQATLSTLHAFLSWIPLGYIFESPLLETLLKFFPMPSYRNLTLQCLTEVAALNFGDFYNMQYIKMYNFFMVQLQAILPSTTKIPEAYANGSSEEQAFIQNLALFFTSFYKSHIRVLESSQENISALLMGLEYLINISFVDDTEVFKVCLDYWNSLVLELFEPYHNLDTPAATVNMMGLQVMPLLHGMVDGLGSQILQRRQLYAAPMSKLRMLMICRMAKPEEVLIVEDENGNIVRETLKDNDVLVQYKIMRETLIYLSHLDHEDTEKQMLKKLSKQLSGEDWTWNNLNTLCWAIGSISGSMMEEQENRFLVMVIRDLLNLCEITKGKDNKAVIASNIMYVVGQYPRFLRAHWKFLKTVVNKLFEFMHETHPGVQDMACDTFLKIVQKCKRKFVIVQVGESEPFVSELLSGLPTTVADLEPHQIHTFYESVGHMIQAESDPQKRDEYMQRLMDLPNQKWAEIIGQAHQSVDFLKDQEVIRTVLNILQTNTSVANSLGTYFLSQISLIFLDMLNVYRMYSELISSSIAEGGPYASKTSYVKLLRSVKRETLKLIETFLDKAEDQPQIGKQFVPPMMDPVLGDYARNLPDARESEVLSLFATIINKYKAAMIEDVPRIFEAIFQCTLEMITKNFEDYPEHRLKFFSLLRAIAAHCFPALIRLSSEQLKLVMDSIIWAFRHTERNIAETGLNLLLEMLKNFQASEFCNQFYRSYFLTIEQEIFAVLTDTFHKPGFKLHVLVLQHLFCSAESGALSEPLWDTTTVPYPYSNNAMFVREYTIKLLGTSFPNMTASEVTQFVNGLFESKNNLSIFKNHIRDFLVQSKEFSAQDNKDLYAEEAAVHRERERQRMLSIPGLIAPNEIQDEMLDS, encoded by the exons ATGACTTCTTTGGTTATGGCGGCAGAGAAATTTAGGGATTTAAGTCAGGCGATTGATGTTCCTTTACTTGATGCTACTGTTGCTGCCTTCTATGGCACTGGATCTAAAGAAGAG AGGGCAGCTGCTGATCGCATTTTGCAGGACTTGCAAAGCAATCCAGATATGTGGCTTCAAGTAGTGCACATtctacaaaatacaaagaacctAAACACCAAGTTCTTTGCCTTGCAG GTCCTAGAGGGTGTTATAAAATATAGATGGAATGCATTGCCTGTTGAACAACGAGAtggaatgaaaaattatatttctgaaGTCATTGTACAG CTTTCAAGTAATGAGGCGTCTTTTCGAATGGAAAGGCTGTATGTAAACAAGCTCAATGTTACTTTGGTCCAG ATTCTCAAGCATGAGTGGCCAGCTAGGTGGCGAAGCTTTATTCCTGATCTTGTTGCAGCGGCAAAAACTAGTGAAACTATATGTGAGAATTGCATGGTTATATTGAAA CTTCTAAGTGAAGAAGTTTTTGATTTCTCACGAGGAGAGATGACTCAACAGAAGATCAAAGAGCTTAAACAATCATTAAACAG TGAGTTTCAACTCATCCATGAGTTATGCTTATATGTCCTATCAGCGTCCCAAAGAACCGAGCTTATTCAAGCAACATTGTCCACCTTGCatgcttttctttcttggaTTCCCCTGGGCTATATTTTTGAATCTCCCCTG CTTGAAACACTTCTGAAATTTTTTCCCATGCCATCTTATCGGAACCTTACCCTTCAGTGTTTGACAGAG GTTGCGGCTCTTAATTTTGGGGATTTCTATAACATGCAGTACATTAAGatgtataattttttcatggtcCAGTTACAG GCCATTCTTCCATCAACCACCAAGATCCCAGAGGCTTATGCAAATGGATCTAGTGAAGAACAA GCATTCATTCAGAATCTGGCACTGTTTTTCACTTCGTTTTACAAG TCTCATATTCGGGTGCTGGAGTCTTCTCAGGAGAATATATCTGCTCTGCTAATGGGTCTTGAGTATCTAATTAATATCTCATTTGTTGATGACACTGAGGTTTTTAAG GTTTGCTTGGACTATTGGAACTCCTTGGTTTTGGAGCTTTTTGAGCCATACCATAATCTGGACACTCCTGCAGCCACTGTAAACATGATGGGATTGCAGGTA ATGCCTTTGCTACATGGCATGGTTGATGGTTTAGGGTCGCAAATTTTACAGAGGAGGCAGCTTTATGCTGCTCCAATGTCCAAATTGAGAATGCTTATGATCTGTCGTATGGCTAAACCCGAGGAGGTTCTGATAGTTGAAGATGAAAATGGTAATATTGTTCGTGAAACCTTGAAGGACAATGATGTTCTTGTTCAATATAAG ATTATGAGAGAAACATTAATCTATTTGTCACATCTTGATCATGAGGATACTGAAAAGCAG ATGTTGAAGAAATTAAGTAAACAACTGAGTGGTGAAGATTGGACCTGGAACAACTTAAACACTTTATGCTGGGCAATTGGATCCATTTCTGGTTCCATGATGGAGGAACAG GAAAACCGATTTCTTGTGATGGTCATTCGTGATTTGCTGAATTTATGTGAAATCACGAAAGGGAAGGATAACAAAGCTGTTATTGCGAGTAACATCAT GTATGTCGTTGGCCAGTACCCAAGATTTCTCAGAGCTCACTGGAAGTTCCTGAAAACTGTTGTCAATAAATTGTTCGAATTTATGCATGAAACTCATCCTGGAGTTCAG GACATGGCCTGCGACACATTCTTGAAAATTGTCCAGAAATGCAAGCGGAAATTTGTTATTGTGCAG GTTGGAGAAAGTGAGCCATTTGTATCTGAACTTCTATCTGGCCTTCCAACAACTGTTGCTGATCTCGAGCCACATCAGATACATACATTTTATGAATCT GTTGGCCATATGATTCAAGCAGAATCTGATCCACAGAAGAGAGATGAATATATGCAGAGGTTGATGGATCTCCCTAACCAG AAATGGGCTGAAATTATAGGACAAGCACATCAAAGCGTAGATTTTCTGAAAGATCAAGAAGTGATCAGAACTGTGCTTAATATATTGCAG ACCAATACAAGTGTTGCAAATTCTCTTGGGACATACTTTTTATCTCAAATTTCACTTATATTTTTGGACATGCTTAATGTGTACAG aatgTACAGTGAGCTTATATCAAGCAGTATTGCAGAAGGAGGGCCTTATGCATCTAAAACATCCTATGTGAAACTTTTGCG GTCTGTTAAGAGGGAGACACTTAAGCTCATCGAGACATTTTTGGACAAGGCCGAAGATCAACCACAAATTGGGAAGCAGTTCGTGCCCCCAATGATGGATCCTGTTCTTGGTGATTATGCTAGGAATTTGCCAGATGCTAGGGAATCAGAAGTTTTGTCACTTTTTGCAACAATTATAAACAA GTACAAAGCTGCAATGATAGAAGATGTACCTCGAATATTTGAAGCTATTTTCCAGTGTACATTGGAG ATGATAACCAAAAATTTCGAGGATTATCCAGAACATCGCCTTAAGTTCTTTTCATTACTTCGTGCCATTGCTGCACATTGTTTCCCTGCCTTGATTCGTTTGTCTAGTGAG CAACTGAAGCTTGTGATGGATTCAATTATATGGGCATTCCGTCATACAGAGAGGAATATAGCTGAGACTGGTCTAAACCTATTGTTGGAGATGCTGAAGAACTTTCAG GCGTCTGAGTTCTGTAATCAGTTCTACAGGTCATACTTTTTGACAATTGAGCAGGAAATATTTGCTGTATTGACAGATACATTTCACAAACCTGGTTTTAAGTTGCATGTTTTGGTGCTACAACACTTATTTTGCTCG GCGGAGAGTGGTGCTTTGTCAGAGCCTCTGTGGGATACTACAACAGTCCCTTATCCATATTCGAATAATGCTATGTTTGTTCGTGAGTACACCATTAAACTTTTGGGCACATCATTCCCTAACATGACTGCATCAGAG GTCACTCAATTTGTTAACGGACTATTTGAGTCAAAAAACAACCTGTCCATATTTAAGAATCACATTCGAGACTTTCTCGTGCAATCAAAGGAATTTTCTGCTCAG GATAATAAAGATCTCTATGCAGAAGAGGCTGCTGTTCATAGGGAAAGGGAGCGACAAAGAATGCTTTCGATTCCAGGGCTTATTGCCCCTAATGAAATACAAGATGAGATGTTAGATTCTTAG
- the LOC118038724 gene encoding protein EXPORTIN 1A isoform X1 encodes MTSLVMAAEKFRDLSQAIDVPLLDATVAAFYGTGSKEERAAADRILQDLQSNPDMWLQVVHILQNTKNLNTKFFALQVLEGVIKYRWNALPVEQRDGMKNYISEVIVQLSSNEASFRMERLYVNKLNVTLVQILKHEWPARWRSFIPDLVAAAKTSETICENCMVILKLLSEEVFDFSRGEMTQQKIKELKQSLNSEFQLIHELCLYVLSASQRTELIQATLSTLHAFLSWIPLGYIFESPLLETLLKFFPMPSYRNLTLQCLTEVAALNFGDFYNMQYIKMYNFFMVQLQAILPSTTKIPEAYANGSSEEQAFIQNLALFFTSFYKSHIRVLESSQENISALLMGLEYLINISFVDDTEVFKVCLDYWNSLVLELFEPYHNLDTPAATVNMMGLQTLNSRNLQMPLLHGMVDGLGSQILQRRQLYAAPMSKLRMLMICRMAKPEEVLIVEDENGNIVRETLKDNDVLVQYKIMRETLIYLSHLDHEDTEKQMLKKLSKQLSGEDWTWNNLNTLCWAIGSISGSMMEEQENRFLVMVIRDLLNLCEITKGKDNKAVIASNIMYVVGQYPRFLRAHWKFLKTVVNKLFEFMHETHPGVQDMACDTFLKIVQKCKRKFVIVQVGESEPFVSELLSGLPTTVADLEPHQIHTFYESVGHMIQAESDPQKRDEYMQRLMDLPNQKWAEIIGQAHQSVDFLKDQEVIRTVLNILQTNTSVANSLGTYFLSQISLIFLDMLNVYRMYSELISSSIAEGGPYASKTSYVKLLRSVKRETLKLIETFLDKAEDQPQIGKQFVPPMMDPVLGDYARNLPDARESEVLSLFATIINKYKAAMIEDVPRIFEAIFQCTLEMITKNFEDYPEHRLKFFSLLRAIAAHCFPALIRLSSEQLKLVMDSIIWAFRHTERNIAETGLNLLLEMLKNFQASEFCNQFYRSYFLTIEQEIFAVLTDTFHKPGFKLHVLVLQHLFCSAESGALSEPLWDTTTVPYPYSNNAMFVREYTIKLLGTSFPNMTASEVTQFVNGLFESKNNLSIFKNHIRDFLVQSKEFSAQDNKDLYAEEAAVHRERERQRMLSIPGLIAPNEIQDEMLDS; translated from the exons ATGACTTCTTTGGTTATGGCGGCAGAGAAATTTAGGGATTTAAGTCAGGCGATTGATGTTCCTTTACTTGATGCTACTGTTGCTGCCTTCTATGGCACTGGATCTAAAGAAGAG AGGGCAGCTGCTGATCGCATTTTGCAGGACTTGCAAAGCAATCCAGATATGTGGCTTCAAGTAGTGCACATtctacaaaatacaaagaacctAAACACCAAGTTCTTTGCCTTGCAG GTCCTAGAGGGTGTTATAAAATATAGATGGAATGCATTGCCTGTTGAACAACGAGAtggaatgaaaaattatatttctgaaGTCATTGTACAG CTTTCAAGTAATGAGGCGTCTTTTCGAATGGAAAGGCTGTATGTAAACAAGCTCAATGTTACTTTGGTCCAG ATTCTCAAGCATGAGTGGCCAGCTAGGTGGCGAAGCTTTATTCCTGATCTTGTTGCAGCGGCAAAAACTAGTGAAACTATATGTGAGAATTGCATGGTTATATTGAAA CTTCTAAGTGAAGAAGTTTTTGATTTCTCACGAGGAGAGATGACTCAACAGAAGATCAAAGAGCTTAAACAATCATTAAACAG TGAGTTTCAACTCATCCATGAGTTATGCTTATATGTCCTATCAGCGTCCCAAAGAACCGAGCTTATTCAAGCAACATTGTCCACCTTGCatgcttttctttcttggaTTCCCCTGGGCTATATTTTTGAATCTCCCCTG CTTGAAACACTTCTGAAATTTTTTCCCATGCCATCTTATCGGAACCTTACCCTTCAGTGTTTGACAGAG GTTGCGGCTCTTAATTTTGGGGATTTCTATAACATGCAGTACATTAAGatgtataattttttcatggtcCAGTTACAG GCCATTCTTCCATCAACCACCAAGATCCCAGAGGCTTATGCAAATGGATCTAGTGAAGAACAA GCATTCATTCAGAATCTGGCACTGTTTTTCACTTCGTTTTACAAG TCTCATATTCGGGTGCTGGAGTCTTCTCAGGAGAATATATCTGCTCTGCTAATGGGTCTTGAGTATCTAATTAATATCTCATTTGTTGATGACACTGAGGTTTTTAAG GTTTGCTTGGACTATTGGAACTCCTTGGTTTTGGAGCTTTTTGAGCCATACCATAATCTGGACACTCCTGCAGCCACTGTAAACATGATGGGATTGCAG ACTCTGAATTCTCGGAATCTGCAGATGCCTTTGCTACATGGCATGGTTGATGGTTTAGGGTCGCAAATTTTACAGAGGAGGCAGCTTTATGCTGCTCCAATGTCCAAATTGAGAATGCTTATGATCTGTCGTATGGCTAAACCCGAGGAGGTTCTGATAGTTGAAGATGAAAATGGTAATATTGTTCGTGAAACCTTGAAGGACAATGATGTTCTTGTTCAATATAAG ATTATGAGAGAAACATTAATCTATTTGTCACATCTTGATCATGAGGATACTGAAAAGCAG ATGTTGAAGAAATTAAGTAAACAACTGAGTGGTGAAGATTGGACCTGGAACAACTTAAACACTTTATGCTGGGCAATTGGATCCATTTCTGGTTCCATGATGGAGGAACAG GAAAACCGATTTCTTGTGATGGTCATTCGTGATTTGCTGAATTTATGTGAAATCACGAAAGGGAAGGATAACAAAGCTGTTATTGCGAGTAACATCAT GTATGTCGTTGGCCAGTACCCAAGATTTCTCAGAGCTCACTGGAAGTTCCTGAAAACTGTTGTCAATAAATTGTTCGAATTTATGCATGAAACTCATCCTGGAGTTCAG GACATGGCCTGCGACACATTCTTGAAAATTGTCCAGAAATGCAAGCGGAAATTTGTTATTGTGCAG GTTGGAGAAAGTGAGCCATTTGTATCTGAACTTCTATCTGGCCTTCCAACAACTGTTGCTGATCTCGAGCCACATCAGATACATACATTTTATGAATCT GTTGGCCATATGATTCAAGCAGAATCTGATCCACAGAAGAGAGATGAATATATGCAGAGGTTGATGGATCTCCCTAACCAG AAATGGGCTGAAATTATAGGACAAGCACATCAAAGCGTAGATTTTCTGAAAGATCAAGAAGTGATCAGAACTGTGCTTAATATATTGCAG ACCAATACAAGTGTTGCAAATTCTCTTGGGACATACTTTTTATCTCAAATTTCACTTATATTTTTGGACATGCTTAATGTGTACAG aatgTACAGTGAGCTTATATCAAGCAGTATTGCAGAAGGAGGGCCTTATGCATCTAAAACATCCTATGTGAAACTTTTGCG GTCTGTTAAGAGGGAGACACTTAAGCTCATCGAGACATTTTTGGACAAGGCCGAAGATCAACCACAAATTGGGAAGCAGTTCGTGCCCCCAATGATGGATCCTGTTCTTGGTGATTATGCTAGGAATTTGCCAGATGCTAGGGAATCAGAAGTTTTGTCACTTTTTGCAACAATTATAAACAA GTACAAAGCTGCAATGATAGAAGATGTACCTCGAATATTTGAAGCTATTTTCCAGTGTACATTGGAG ATGATAACCAAAAATTTCGAGGATTATCCAGAACATCGCCTTAAGTTCTTTTCATTACTTCGTGCCATTGCTGCACATTGTTTCCCTGCCTTGATTCGTTTGTCTAGTGAG CAACTGAAGCTTGTGATGGATTCAATTATATGGGCATTCCGTCATACAGAGAGGAATATAGCTGAGACTGGTCTAAACCTATTGTTGGAGATGCTGAAGAACTTTCAG GCGTCTGAGTTCTGTAATCAGTTCTACAGGTCATACTTTTTGACAATTGAGCAGGAAATATTTGCTGTATTGACAGATACATTTCACAAACCTGGTTTTAAGTTGCATGTTTTGGTGCTACAACACTTATTTTGCTCG GCGGAGAGTGGTGCTTTGTCAGAGCCTCTGTGGGATACTACAACAGTCCCTTATCCATATTCGAATAATGCTATGTTTGTTCGTGAGTACACCATTAAACTTTTGGGCACATCATTCCCTAACATGACTGCATCAGAG GTCACTCAATTTGTTAACGGACTATTTGAGTCAAAAAACAACCTGTCCATATTTAAGAATCACATTCGAGACTTTCTCGTGCAATCAAAGGAATTTTCTGCTCAG GATAATAAAGATCTCTATGCAGAAGAGGCTGCTGTTCATAGGGAAAGGGAGCGACAAAGAATGCTTTCGATTCCAGGGCTTATTGCCCCTAATGAAATACAAGATGAGATGTTAGATTCTTAG
- the LOC118038724 gene encoding protein EXPORTIN 1A isoform X3 encodes MTSLVMAAEKFRDLSQAIDVPLLDATVAAFYGTGSKEERAAADRILQDLQSNPDMWLQVVHILQNTKNLNTKFFALQVLEGVIKYRWNALPVEQRDGMKNYISEVIVQLSSNEASFRMERLYVNKLNVTLVQILKHEWPARWRSFIPDLVAAAKTSETICENCMVILKLLSEEVFDFSRGEMTQQKIKELKQSLNSEFQLIHELCLYVLSASQRTELIQATLSTLHAFLSWIPLGYIFESPLLETLLKFFPMPSYRNLTLQCLTEVAALNFGDFYNMQYIKMYNFFMVQLQAILPSTTKIPEAYANGSSEEQAFIQNLALFFTSFYKSHIRVLESSQENISALLMGLEYLINISFVDDTEVFKVCLDYWNSLVLELFEPYHNLDTPAATVNMMGLQMPLLHGMVDGLGSQILQRRQLYAAPMSKLRMLMICRMAKPEEVLIVEDENGNIVRETLKDNDVLVQYKIMRETLIYLSHLDHEDTEKQMLKKLSKQLSGEDWTWNNLNTLCWAIGSISGSMMEEQENRFLVMVIRDLLNLCEITKGKDNKAVIASNIMYVVGQYPRFLRAHWKFLKTVVNKLFEFMHETHPGVQDMACDTFLKIVQKCKRKFVIVQVGESEPFVSELLSGLPTTVADLEPHQIHTFYESVGHMIQAESDPQKRDEYMQRLMDLPNQKWAEIIGQAHQSVDFLKDQEVIRTVLNILQTNTSVANSLGTYFLSQISLIFLDMLNVYRMYSELISSSIAEGGPYASKTSYVKLLRSVKRETLKLIETFLDKAEDQPQIGKQFVPPMMDPVLGDYARNLPDARESEVLSLFATIINKYKAAMIEDVPRIFEAIFQCTLEMITKNFEDYPEHRLKFFSLLRAIAAHCFPALIRLSSEQLKLVMDSIIWAFRHTERNIAETGLNLLLEMLKNFQASEFCNQFYRSYFLTIEQEIFAVLTDTFHKPGFKLHVLVLQHLFCSAESGALSEPLWDTTTVPYPYSNNAMFVREYTIKLLGTSFPNMTASEVTQFVNGLFESKNNLSIFKNHIRDFLVQSKEFSAQDNKDLYAEEAAVHRERERQRMLSIPGLIAPNEIQDEMLDS; translated from the exons ATGACTTCTTTGGTTATGGCGGCAGAGAAATTTAGGGATTTAAGTCAGGCGATTGATGTTCCTTTACTTGATGCTACTGTTGCTGCCTTCTATGGCACTGGATCTAAAGAAGAG AGGGCAGCTGCTGATCGCATTTTGCAGGACTTGCAAAGCAATCCAGATATGTGGCTTCAAGTAGTGCACATtctacaaaatacaaagaacctAAACACCAAGTTCTTTGCCTTGCAG GTCCTAGAGGGTGTTATAAAATATAGATGGAATGCATTGCCTGTTGAACAACGAGAtggaatgaaaaattatatttctgaaGTCATTGTACAG CTTTCAAGTAATGAGGCGTCTTTTCGAATGGAAAGGCTGTATGTAAACAAGCTCAATGTTACTTTGGTCCAG ATTCTCAAGCATGAGTGGCCAGCTAGGTGGCGAAGCTTTATTCCTGATCTTGTTGCAGCGGCAAAAACTAGTGAAACTATATGTGAGAATTGCATGGTTATATTGAAA CTTCTAAGTGAAGAAGTTTTTGATTTCTCACGAGGAGAGATGACTCAACAGAAGATCAAAGAGCTTAAACAATCATTAAACAG TGAGTTTCAACTCATCCATGAGTTATGCTTATATGTCCTATCAGCGTCCCAAAGAACCGAGCTTATTCAAGCAACATTGTCCACCTTGCatgcttttctttcttggaTTCCCCTGGGCTATATTTTTGAATCTCCCCTG CTTGAAACACTTCTGAAATTTTTTCCCATGCCATCTTATCGGAACCTTACCCTTCAGTGTTTGACAGAG GTTGCGGCTCTTAATTTTGGGGATTTCTATAACATGCAGTACATTAAGatgtataattttttcatggtcCAGTTACAG GCCATTCTTCCATCAACCACCAAGATCCCAGAGGCTTATGCAAATGGATCTAGTGAAGAACAA GCATTCATTCAGAATCTGGCACTGTTTTTCACTTCGTTTTACAAG TCTCATATTCGGGTGCTGGAGTCTTCTCAGGAGAATATATCTGCTCTGCTAATGGGTCTTGAGTATCTAATTAATATCTCATTTGTTGATGACACTGAGGTTTTTAAG GTTTGCTTGGACTATTGGAACTCCTTGGTTTTGGAGCTTTTTGAGCCATACCATAATCTGGACACTCCTGCAGCCACTGTAAACATGATGGGATTGCAG ATGCCTTTGCTACATGGCATGGTTGATGGTTTAGGGTCGCAAATTTTACAGAGGAGGCAGCTTTATGCTGCTCCAATGTCCAAATTGAGAATGCTTATGATCTGTCGTATGGCTAAACCCGAGGAGGTTCTGATAGTTGAAGATGAAAATGGTAATATTGTTCGTGAAACCTTGAAGGACAATGATGTTCTTGTTCAATATAAG ATTATGAGAGAAACATTAATCTATTTGTCACATCTTGATCATGAGGATACTGAAAAGCAG ATGTTGAAGAAATTAAGTAAACAACTGAGTGGTGAAGATTGGACCTGGAACAACTTAAACACTTTATGCTGGGCAATTGGATCCATTTCTGGTTCCATGATGGAGGAACAG GAAAACCGATTTCTTGTGATGGTCATTCGTGATTTGCTGAATTTATGTGAAATCACGAAAGGGAAGGATAACAAAGCTGTTATTGCGAGTAACATCAT GTATGTCGTTGGCCAGTACCCAAGATTTCTCAGAGCTCACTGGAAGTTCCTGAAAACTGTTGTCAATAAATTGTTCGAATTTATGCATGAAACTCATCCTGGAGTTCAG GACATGGCCTGCGACACATTCTTGAAAATTGTCCAGAAATGCAAGCGGAAATTTGTTATTGTGCAG GTTGGAGAAAGTGAGCCATTTGTATCTGAACTTCTATCTGGCCTTCCAACAACTGTTGCTGATCTCGAGCCACATCAGATACATACATTTTATGAATCT GTTGGCCATATGATTCAAGCAGAATCTGATCCACAGAAGAGAGATGAATATATGCAGAGGTTGATGGATCTCCCTAACCAG AAATGGGCTGAAATTATAGGACAAGCACATCAAAGCGTAGATTTTCTGAAAGATCAAGAAGTGATCAGAACTGTGCTTAATATATTGCAG ACCAATACAAGTGTTGCAAATTCTCTTGGGACATACTTTTTATCTCAAATTTCACTTATATTTTTGGACATGCTTAATGTGTACAG aatgTACAGTGAGCTTATATCAAGCAGTATTGCAGAAGGAGGGCCTTATGCATCTAAAACATCCTATGTGAAACTTTTGCG GTCTGTTAAGAGGGAGACACTTAAGCTCATCGAGACATTTTTGGACAAGGCCGAAGATCAACCACAAATTGGGAAGCAGTTCGTGCCCCCAATGATGGATCCTGTTCTTGGTGATTATGCTAGGAATTTGCCAGATGCTAGGGAATCAGAAGTTTTGTCACTTTTTGCAACAATTATAAACAA GTACAAAGCTGCAATGATAGAAGATGTACCTCGAATATTTGAAGCTATTTTCCAGTGTACATTGGAG ATGATAACCAAAAATTTCGAGGATTATCCAGAACATCGCCTTAAGTTCTTTTCATTACTTCGTGCCATTGCTGCACATTGTTTCCCTGCCTTGATTCGTTTGTCTAGTGAG CAACTGAAGCTTGTGATGGATTCAATTATATGGGCATTCCGTCATACAGAGAGGAATATAGCTGAGACTGGTCTAAACCTATTGTTGGAGATGCTGAAGAACTTTCAG GCGTCTGAGTTCTGTAATCAGTTCTACAGGTCATACTTTTTGACAATTGAGCAGGAAATATTTGCTGTATTGACAGATACATTTCACAAACCTGGTTTTAAGTTGCATGTTTTGGTGCTACAACACTTATTTTGCTCG GCGGAGAGTGGTGCTTTGTCAGAGCCTCTGTGGGATACTACAACAGTCCCTTATCCATATTCGAATAATGCTATGTTTGTTCGTGAGTACACCATTAAACTTTTGGGCACATCATTCCCTAACATGACTGCATCAGAG GTCACTCAATTTGTTAACGGACTATTTGAGTCAAAAAACAACCTGTCCATATTTAAGAATCACATTCGAGACTTTCTCGTGCAATCAAAGGAATTTTCTGCTCAG GATAATAAAGATCTCTATGCAGAAGAGGCTGCTGTTCATAGGGAAAGGGAGCGACAAAGAATGCTTTCGATTCCAGGGCTTATTGCCCCTAATGAAATACAAGATGAGATGTTAGATTCTTAG